A window from Candidatus Gracilibacteria bacterium encodes these proteins:
- a CDS encoding type II secretion system F family protein gives MKETSVVYGVYSNIDQPILVRVQDFFIDRKRVGVKEKSYFFHLLAVMIDAGIPIMKALKVLSKKTENPRFARILNTLAYDVERGKLVSQSMLKFPDVFKDSEVGIVRSGESIGNLALLLFKLAEQSERTHALTLKVRGALIYPATVLIALLISGAIVVSFVIPRIEEFFTQANFELPFLTRVVLTAGSFFIQFSWLFVILVFFLLLLGSFFVGTENGKRKVDTWSLSFYFVGDTVRKLNVSRFIQLLSLLVEAGVPIHEAIRISSGAVSNVLYKDFLNTLRSGVERGEKIADNLAKAPFLFPETVVAMVSVGEGSGQLGKIAEKLARHYEQEVEHSLNNFTTILEPLVIVLVGLSVGVMALALLGPIFSLSTLVSGVCPLFSQSPHSLLLSFWWGSPLLGCLRAFGFWIFPALNSGRSFPLWRTKAWPCFNKHGRKFRRESCGGKMESFCVKAFFLNRDRPRNRPWRITMEKQAFARGILLNFCPMDSAPAPLLLRKLPWAPPGRTNCGPFIALPKERCFYFHRTGNFWREMLHLFLLLQPKFHFKCFCRFPLRPI, from the coding sequence GTAATATCGATCAGCCGATTTTGGTGCGAGTACAGGATTTTTTTATCGATCGTAAAAGGGTTGGGGTAAAAGAAAAATCTTATTTTTTCCATTTGCTGGCGGTGATGATTGATGCGGGGATCCCCATCATGAAGGCGCTCAAAGTGCTTTCAAAAAAAACGGAAAATCCACGGTTTGCACGGATCCTCAATACCTTGGCTTATGATGTGGAACGGGGAAAGCTAGTGAGCCAATCCATGCTCAAGTTCCCCGATGTGTTTAAGGATTCGGAAGTGGGCATTGTGCGCAGCGGTGAAAGCATTGGAAACTTGGCCTTGTTGCTTTTTAAGTTGGCGGAGCAGAGCGAACGCACACATGCTCTTACGCTCAAGGTGCGCGGTGCTTTGATTTATCCCGCCACGGTTTTGATCGCTCTTTTGATTTCCGGCGCTATTGTGGTTTCTTTTGTGATTCCTCGTATTGAGGAATTTTTTACGCAGGCGAATTTTGAACTGCCCTTTTTGACTCGGGTGGTTTTGACCGCGGGCTCTTTCTTCATTCAGTTTTCCTGGCTTTTTGTGATTTTGGTTTTCTTTTTGCTTCTTTTGGGAAGTTTTTTTGTGGGCACGGAGAATGGAAAGCGCAAAGTGGACACTTGGTCTTTGTCTTTTTATTTTGTGGGCGACACGGTGCGAAAACTCAATGTTTCCCGGTTCATTCAACTGTTGAGTTTGCTGGTGGAGGCGGGCGTTCCCATTCATGAAGCCATTCGTATTTCCAGCGGAGCGGTGAGCAATGTGCTCTATAAAGATTTTTTGAATACGCTGAGGAGTGGCGTGGAACGGGGAGAAAAAATTGCAGACAATTTGGCCAAGGCTCCGTTCTTGTTTCCTGAGACGGTGGTGGCGATGGTTTCGGTGGGAGAGGGCAGTGGACAGCTTGGAAAAATTGCAGAAAAACTGGCCCGACATTATGAACAAGAAGTGGAGCATTCCTTAAATAATTTCACAACCATTTTGGAACCTCTGGTGATTGTTTTGGTCGGGCTCAGTGTGGGAGTGATGGCCCTCGCTTTGCTCGGGCCCATCTTTTCGCTCTCAACCCTTGTCTCATGAGTTTGTCCTCTCTTCAGCCAAAGCCCGCATTCACTCTTATTGAGCTTTTGGTGGTGATCACCATTATTGGGGTGCTTACGGGCGTTTTGATTCTGGATTTTTCCGGCATTAAACAGCGGCAGGAGCTTTCCTTTATGGCGGACCAAAGCCTGGCCATGCTTCAACAAGCACGGGCGGAAGTTCAGGCGGGAAAGCTGCGGAGGGAAGATGGAATCTTTTTGTGTGAAGGCGTTTTTTTTAAACAGGGACAGGCCCCGGAATCGGCCGTGGCGGATTACAATGGAGAAGCAGGCGTTTGCGAGGGGGATTCTTTTGAACTTTTGCCCTATGGACTCAGCACCGGCACCGCTTTTATTGAGGAAATTACCGTGGGCGCCGCCGGGCAGGACGAATTGTGGGCCTTTTATAGCCCTCCCGAAGGAGAGGTGTTTTTATTTTCATCGGACGGGGAATTTTTGGAGGGAGATGCTACACTTGTTTTTGCTGCTGCAACCGAAATTCCACTTCAAGTGTTTCTGCAGATTTCCACTCAGACCGATTTAG
- a CDS encoding prepilin-type N-terminal cleavage/methylation domain-containing protein translates to MKNKSSAFTLIETLIAITLVMVVITATTGLILSTLLSNQRNIHSVQAAFLAQESLEALRFMRDSNWLQNYAWDGGTPLWGGDFALSDGEEVELLLKEEDCPPCFAFTSFTEQATVKLGGNEYIRSVLFKTVLDEEGNRLPGTVEVIAKVAWQERGETRSIEVSTYLSNWQGKKQYDPCRRLLYWRGSLPLRFLQFLLGSALACICLIIARTRRLWGCAASCLKPRPPWPRSPRQGRRIGWIMIVRMSRIWRCAAPMEPAFCMLGTKKMKRFRCGAPPPMAAPAKPFCSTAPPRARALFLSAFSLRKIPIPIVAKQVFNISPPFKSSWNFLCPGAGRKKGASCFKAP, encoded by the coding sequence ATGAAGAATAAGTCCTCCGCATTCACCCTCATCGAAACGCTGATTGCCATCACCTTGGTCATGGTGGTTATTACGGCGACCACGGGTCTTATCTTGAGCACTTTGCTTTCCAATCAACGCAATATTCATTCTGTTCAGGCGGCTTTTTTGGCTCAGGAAAGCTTGGAGGCTTTGCGGTTTATGCGCGACAGCAATTGGCTTCAAAACTATGCGTGGGATGGAGGCACTCCGCTGTGGGGTGGGGATTTTGCATTGAGTGATGGGGAAGAGGTGGAGCTTTTGCTCAAAGAGGAAGATTGTCCTCCTTGTTTTGCCTTCACTTCTTTTACGGAACAAGCCACGGTGAAATTGGGCGGCAATGAGTATATTCGTTCGGTGCTTTTTAAAACGGTTTTGGATGAAGAAGGAAATCGACTTCCCGGCACGGTGGAGGTGATTGCAAAAGTGGCCTGGCAAGAACGAGGGGAGACTCGCAGCATTGAGGTTTCTACTTACTTAAGCAATTGGCAATGAAAAAAACAGTACGATCCATGCCGGCGTTTACTCTACTGGAGATGATCATTGCCATTACGGTTTTTACAATTTTTATTGGGTTCAGCATTGGCGTGTATCTGTCTTATCATCGCACGAACCAGGAGGCTTTGGTGATGCGCAGCATCATGCTTGAAGCCGAGGCCGCCATGGCCGCGCTCACCGAGGCAGTGAAGGAGAATCGGGTGGATTATGATCGTTCGGATGAGTCGAATTTGGCGCTGCGCGGCCCCGATGGAACCGGCCTTTTGTATGCTTGGGACAAAGAAAATGAAGCGCTTTCGGTGCTGAGCACCGCCGCCGATGGCAGCTCCGGCGAAGCCCTTTTGCTCCACGGCCCCGCCACGAGCGCGAGCTTTGTTTCTTTCCGCGTTTTCCCTGAGAAAGATCCCTATTCCAATCGTAGCGAAGCAAGTCTTCAATATCAGCCCACCGTTCAAATCCTCTTGGAATTTTCTTTGCCCGGGCGCGTGAAGGAAGAAGTGAGCGTCCTGCTTCAAAGCTCCATAA